In one window of Henckelia pumila isolate YLH828 chromosome 1, ASM3356847v2, whole genome shotgun sequence DNA:
- the LOC140879236 gene encoding beta-amylase 8 isoform X2 has translation MNSNSNPVNHRFAAAATADLDPQQPSPTATTTHPQAQRRPRGFAATFSNDSTTNNIQAKSRKEREKEKERTKLRERHRRAITSRMLAGLRQYGNFPLPARADMNDVIAALAREAGWAVEADGTTYKQSSPAPPPPTPHSFSHLDSVQQNDHNNAATLLVQEIVYKEHGNGLSGNSFIPVYVKLSTGLINNYCQLMDPEGIKEEIHYLKSLCVDGVVVDCWWGIVEGWTPQKYEWAGYRELFNIIQEFGMKLQVVMAFHEHGGYGSGFISLPQWILEIGKINQDIFFTDREGRRNTECLSWGIDKKRVLRGRTGIEVYYDFMRSFRTEFDDLFIKGLISAVEIGLGPSGELKYPSFSERMGWRYPGIGEFQCYDKYSLQDLGKAAKLRGHAVWARGPEDAGYYNSKPQETGFFGENGDYDSYYGRFFLQWYSLVLLDHADNVLSLARLAFEEIQIVVKIPAVFWWYKTTSHAAELTAGYYNCANRDGYSRVFDMLKKHAVTMNFVVSGALASCNEIDEASSDHEGLSWQILNSAWDQGLSVAGQNAQPCYDKEGFTRLLETAKPRNHPDGRHFSFFAFQQHSPLFQRTTCFTQIESFIEGMHGELS, from the exons ATGAACTCCAACTCCAACCCTGTGAATCACCGCTTTGCCGCGGCGGCGACGGCGGATCTAGATCCCCAACAGCCATCGCCTACAGCAACAACCACACATCCCCAAGCTCAACGTCGTCCACGTGGCTTCGCAGCCACGTTCTCCAATGATTCTACTACAAACAATATTCAAGCGAAGAGCAGAAAGGAGAGAGAGAAAGAAAAAGAGCGCACCAAACTCCGAGAACGCCACCGTAGAGCTATCACCAGCCGTATGCTAGCCGGCCTCCGCCAGTATGGAAACTTCCCCTTGCCTGCAAGGGCGGATATGAATGACGTCATCGCCGCGCTCGCTAGGGAAGCTGGCTGGGCGGTTGAGGCGGATGGCACAACTTACAAACAATCATCCCCGGCGCCTCCTCCTCCAACTCCTCACTCTTTTTCTCATCTCGATTCCGTTCAACAAAATGATCATAATAATGCGGCGACTTTG CTTGTGCAAGAGATAGTCTATAAGGAGCATGGGAATGGTCTTTCTGGAAACTCCTTTATCCCTGTGTATGTGAAGCTTTCT ACCGGGTTGATCAATAATTATTGCCAGCTGATGGATCCTGAAGGTATTAAGGAGGAGATACATTATTTGAAGTCTTTGTGTGTTGATGGTGTTGTTGTAGATTGCTGGTGGGGTATCGTGGAAGGTTGGACACCGCAAAAATATGAATGGGCAGGATACAGGGAACTTTTTAACATTATCCAGGAATTTGGGATGAAATTGCAG GTGGTAATGGCATTTCATGAACATGGGGGATATGGTTCTGGCTTCATATCCCTGCCCCAATGGATTTTGGAGATTGGAAAAATCAATCAAGATATATTCTTCACAGATCGTGAAGGCAGGAGAAATACGGAGTGCCTTTCATGGGGAATTGACAAGAAACGAGTATTGAGGGGAAGAACTGGCATAGAG GTGTATTATGATTTCATGAGAAGCTTTCGAACAGAATTTGATGATTTATTCATTAAAGGCCTCATATCTGCCGTTGAAATTGGGCTAGGACCCTCGGGGGAGCTGAAGTACCCTTCGTTTTCGGAGAGGATGGGTTGGAGATATCCTGGTATTGGTGAGTTTCAG TGTTATGATAAATATTCTCTGCAAGACCTTGGAAAAGCTGCAAAACTCCGGGGACACGCAGTTTGGGCAAGGGGGCCAGAAGATGCTGGTTATTATAATTCTAAGCCACAGGAAACAGGGTTCTTTGGTGAAAATGGTGATTATGATAGCTACTATGGACGCTTCTTCCTCCAATGGTATTCTCTGGTTTTATTAGATCATGCTGATAATGTTCTATCCCTTGCGCGCCTTGCATTTGAAGAAATACAAATTGTTGTCAAG ATTCCAGCTGTTTTCTGGTGGTACAAGACAACAAGCCATGCTGCAGAGCTCACTGCTGGGTACTATAACTGTGCTAACCGGGATGGGTATTCTCGGGTGTTTGACATGCTGAAAAAGCATGCGGTGACAATGAATTTTGTAGTCTCAGGAGCACTGGCTTCCTGTAATGAAATAGACGAGGCATCGTCAGATCATGAAGGTTTGAGTTGGCAG ATTCTTAACTCAGCTTGGGACCAAGGGCTCAGTGTCGCTGGTCAGAATGCGCAACCATGTTACGATAAAGAAGGATTCACGAGACTGCTTGAGACTGCGAAACCAAGAAACCATCCTGACGGCCGACACTTTTCATTCTTTGCATTTCAGCAACATTCGCCTCTGTTTCAAAGAACTACGTGCTTCACACAAATTGAAAGCTTCATTGAAGGGATGCACGGTGAGCTTTCCTGA
- the LOC140879236 gene encoding beta-amylase 8 isoform X1 encodes MNSNSNPVNHRFAAAATADLDPQQPSPTATTTHPQAQRRPRGFAATFSNDSTTNNIQAKSRKEREKEKERTKLRERHRRAITSRMLAGLRQYGNFPLPARADMNDVIAALAREAGWAVEADGTTYKQSSPAPPPPTPHSFSHLDSVQQNDHNNAATLEAYPLRSVESPLSSSSFKNCSMISSVECQPSGLRIDESLSSASLDSAVAERDVNLGNCAFASAIPSSESLESRKLVQEIVYKEHGNGLSGNSFIPVYVKLSTGLINNYCQLMDPEGIKEEIHYLKSLCVDGVVVDCWWGIVEGWTPQKYEWAGYRELFNIIQEFGMKLQVVMAFHEHGGYGSGFISLPQWILEIGKINQDIFFTDREGRRNTECLSWGIDKKRVLRGRTGIEVYYDFMRSFRTEFDDLFIKGLISAVEIGLGPSGELKYPSFSERMGWRYPGIGEFQCYDKYSLQDLGKAAKLRGHAVWARGPEDAGYYNSKPQETGFFGENGDYDSYYGRFFLQWYSLVLLDHADNVLSLARLAFEEIQIVVKIPAVFWWYKTTSHAAELTAGYYNCANRDGYSRVFDMLKKHAVTMNFVVSGALASCNEIDEASSDHEGLSWQILNSAWDQGLSVAGQNAQPCYDKEGFTRLLETAKPRNHPDGRHFSFFAFQQHSPLFQRTTCFTQIESFIEGMHGELS; translated from the exons ATGAACTCCAACTCCAACCCTGTGAATCACCGCTTTGCCGCGGCGGCGACGGCGGATCTAGATCCCCAACAGCCATCGCCTACAGCAACAACCACACATCCCCAAGCTCAACGTCGTCCACGTGGCTTCGCAGCCACGTTCTCCAATGATTCTACTACAAACAATATTCAAGCGAAGAGCAGAAAGGAGAGAGAGAAAGAAAAAGAGCGCACCAAACTCCGAGAACGCCACCGTAGAGCTATCACCAGCCGTATGCTAGCCGGCCTCCGCCAGTATGGAAACTTCCCCTTGCCTGCAAGGGCGGATATGAATGACGTCATCGCCGCGCTCGCTAGGGAAGCTGGCTGGGCGGTTGAGGCGGATGGCACAACTTACAAACAATCATCCCCGGCGCCTCCTCCTCCAACTCCTCACTCTTTTTCTCATCTCGATTCCGTTCAACAAAATGATCATAATAATGCGGCGACTTTG GAGGCGTATCCACTTCGGTCAGTTGAAAGCCCATTATCTTCTAGCTCTTTCAAAAATTGCTCCATGATATCGTCAGTGGAGTGTCAGCCTTCTGGTCTGAGAATTGACGAGAGTTTATCATCTGCATCTCTTGATTCTGCTGTTGCAGAGAGGGATGTGAACCTTGGTAATTGTGCATTTGCAAGTGCCATACCTTCTTCTGAATCTTTGGAGTCCAGAAAG CTTGTGCAAGAGATAGTCTATAAGGAGCATGGGAATGGTCTTTCTGGAAACTCCTTTATCCCTGTGTATGTGAAGCTTTCT ACCGGGTTGATCAATAATTATTGCCAGCTGATGGATCCTGAAGGTATTAAGGAGGAGATACATTATTTGAAGTCTTTGTGTGTTGATGGTGTTGTTGTAGATTGCTGGTGGGGTATCGTGGAAGGTTGGACACCGCAAAAATATGAATGGGCAGGATACAGGGAACTTTTTAACATTATCCAGGAATTTGGGATGAAATTGCAG GTGGTAATGGCATTTCATGAACATGGGGGATATGGTTCTGGCTTCATATCCCTGCCCCAATGGATTTTGGAGATTGGAAAAATCAATCAAGATATATTCTTCACAGATCGTGAAGGCAGGAGAAATACGGAGTGCCTTTCATGGGGAATTGACAAGAAACGAGTATTGAGGGGAAGAACTGGCATAGAG GTGTATTATGATTTCATGAGAAGCTTTCGAACAGAATTTGATGATTTATTCATTAAAGGCCTCATATCTGCCGTTGAAATTGGGCTAGGACCCTCGGGGGAGCTGAAGTACCCTTCGTTTTCGGAGAGGATGGGTTGGAGATATCCTGGTATTGGTGAGTTTCAG TGTTATGATAAATATTCTCTGCAAGACCTTGGAAAAGCTGCAAAACTCCGGGGACACGCAGTTTGGGCAAGGGGGCCAGAAGATGCTGGTTATTATAATTCTAAGCCACAGGAAACAGGGTTCTTTGGTGAAAATGGTGATTATGATAGCTACTATGGACGCTTCTTCCTCCAATGGTATTCTCTGGTTTTATTAGATCATGCTGATAATGTTCTATCCCTTGCGCGCCTTGCATTTGAAGAAATACAAATTGTTGTCAAG ATTCCAGCTGTTTTCTGGTGGTACAAGACAACAAGCCATGCTGCAGAGCTCACTGCTGGGTACTATAACTGTGCTAACCGGGATGGGTATTCTCGGGTGTTTGACATGCTGAAAAAGCATGCGGTGACAATGAATTTTGTAGTCTCAGGAGCACTGGCTTCCTGTAATGAAATAGACGAGGCATCGTCAGATCATGAAGGTTTGAGTTGGCAG ATTCTTAACTCAGCTTGGGACCAAGGGCTCAGTGTCGCTGGTCAGAATGCGCAACCATGTTACGATAAAGAAGGATTCACGAGACTGCTTGAGACTGCGAAACCAAGAAACCATCCTGACGGCCGACACTTTTCATTCTTTGCATTTCAGCAACATTCGCCTCTGTTTCAAAGAACTACGTGCTTCACACAAATTGAAAGCTTCATTGAAGGGATGCACGGTGAGCTTTCCTGA